The following coding sequences are from one Clarias gariepinus isolate MV-2021 ecotype Netherlands chromosome 19, CGAR_prim_01v2, whole genome shotgun sequence window:
- the LOC128507907 gene encoding protein sprouty homolog 3, whose amino-acid sequence MDSAPPLRMDRDGLDLQQVPVLSIDQIRAIRANNDYVERPVALDPASQVGVFYTYDERHPQMPRSQSQHQHAHLAHLSRSSTISSMSRGSVASDQRLLSGLTSSHSGLASVVRSQPKGDLKPDSLSKGLADGEDVGLHLFICERCSRCKCQECCAPRSLPSCWACGQRCLCSAENAVEYGTCLCCVKGLFYHCSGDDEDNCADRPCSCAPAHACSRWSTMAVLSLCLPCLCCYPPAKLCLTMCQRGYDRARRPGCRCSNTNTVCRKISATNPAPFRKSLDKPV is encoded by the coding sequence ATGGACTCAGCGCCTCCTCTCAGGATGGACCGTGATGGCCTGGACCTCCAGCAAGTTCCCGTGCTCTCTATAGATCAGATTCGCGCGATAAGGGCCAACAATGACTATGTGGAGCGTCCTGTTGCACTAGACCCTGCTTCGCAGGTGGGTGTCTTCTATACGTACGATGAAAGACATCCTCAGATGCCTCGCAGTCAGAGTCAACACCAACATGCCCATCTGGCTCACCTGAGTCGCTCTAGTACAATCAGCTCCATGTCCCGTGGAAGTGTCGCTTCGGACCAGAGACTTCTTTCAGGATTAACAAGTTCCCATTCCGGATTGGCCTCTGTAGTGCGTTCTCAACCCAAGGGCGACCTGAAACCGGACTCGTTAAGTAAAGGCTTGGCTGATGGAGAGGATGTAGGCTTACATCTGTTCATCTGTGAACGCTGTAGCCGCTGCAAGTGCCAGGAGTGTTGTGCCCCTCGAAGCTTGCCCTCGTGCTGGGCGTGTGGCCAGCGATGTCTGTGCTCGGCCGAGAACGCCGTAGAGTACGGCACCTGCCTGTGCTGTGTGAAGGGTCTCTTTTACCACTGTTCGGGAGATGATGAGGACAACTGCGCTGACCGACCCTGCTCCTGTGCCCCGGCTCATGCCTGCTCCCGCTGGAGCACCATGGCCGTCCTGTCTCTCTGCCTGCCCTGCTTGTGCTGCTATCCTCCTGCCAAGCTTTGCCTCACTATGTGCCAGCGTGGCTACGACCGCGCCAGACGACCCGGCTGCCGCTGCAGCAACACCAACACCGTGTGCCGCAAGATCTCCGCCACCAACCCTGCACCTTTCCGCAAGAGTCTGGATAAACCGGTATGA